Proteins encoded within one genomic window of Haloplanus vescus:
- the ggt gene encoding gamma-glutamyltransferase, protein MDGNPDLDRFDSRRSTAYAQNGMVATSQPLAAQAGVEALRDGGNAFDAAVTTAAALNVVEPMSTGIGGDAFALYRTADGDVGAFRSCGGAPADATRDAVRRRVSEQSGVDPADATMPGAGPLTVTVPGTVRGWDRLLDDHGERSLAAALEPAIEYATEGFPVSEVIADMWTVAETLFTESHAREEYLLGGRAPDTGDVMRLPDLGGTLSTIATEGADAFYEGPLADHIAEAVRERGGLLSADDLADFEPEYVNPVSTTYRGAEIYELPPNNQGLVALEALNIAEELDAGSYDYDSAKRVHYFAESLKRAFHDGHHYITDPEFEDVPALGSKAYAAKRATTVGERAGNVSIGGPGAPPEDGDTVLLTVADDEGNVVSFINSIFGHFGSGVVVPETGITLQNRGSSFTLDPEHPNRLEPGKRPFHTLIPGLARFDDNDWAAFGVMGGYMQPQGHLQVLSNLLDYDMPLQAALDAPRWRYLENGSLAVEDRFPDGVVPKLVRRGHDVVVRPPSAFGGGEITRLADSVMSGATEPRKDGTAAGF, encoded by the coding sequence ATGGACGGTAATCCGGACCTCGACCGGTTCGACTCGCGGCGGTCCACGGCCTACGCACAGAACGGCATGGTGGCGACGAGTCAGCCACTCGCCGCGCAGGCGGGTGTCGAAGCCCTCCGTGATGGCGGCAACGCCTTCGACGCCGCGGTGACGACGGCGGCCGCGTTGAACGTCGTCGAACCGATGAGCACCGGTATCGGCGGCGACGCGTTCGCCCTCTATCGCACCGCCGACGGCGACGTGGGGGCGTTTCGAAGCTGTGGCGGCGCGCCCGCCGACGCGACGCGCGACGCGGTCCGGCGGCGAGTCTCGGAGCAGTCGGGCGTCGACCCCGCGGATGCGACGATGCCCGGCGCCGGACCGCTCACGGTGACGGTGCCCGGGACGGTCCGTGGCTGGGACCGACTGCTCGACGACCACGGCGAGCGGTCGCTCGCCGCGGCGCTCGAACCCGCCATCGAGTACGCCACGGAGGGGTTCCCGGTGAGCGAAGTCATCGCCGACATGTGGACCGTCGCCGAGACGCTGTTCACCGAATCGCACGCCCGCGAGGAGTATCTGCTCGGTGGGCGAGCGCCCGACACCGGCGACGTGATGCGCCTCCCGGATTTGGGCGGGACGCTCTCGACCATCGCCACGGAGGGTGCCGACGCCTTCTACGAGGGACCGCTGGCCGACCACATCGCCGAGGCGGTCCGGGAGCGCGGCGGTCTGCTCTCGGCCGACGACCTCGCGGACTTCGAACCGGAGTACGTCAACCCCGTCTCGACCACCTACCGTGGTGCCGAAATTTACGAACTCCCGCCGAACAACCAGGGACTGGTGGCGCTGGAGGCACTCAACATCGCGGAAGAGCTCGACGCCGGAAGCTACGACTACGACTCGGCCAAGCGCGTCCACTACTTCGCCGAATCGCTGAAGCGTGCCTTCCACGACGGCCACCACTACATCACGGACCCCGAGTTCGAGGACGTGCCCGCACTCGGCTCGAAGGCCTACGCCGCGAAGCGCGCGACGACGGTCGGTGAGCGGGCGGGGAACGTCTCCATCGGCGGGCCGGGCGCACCGCCGGAGGACGGCGACACCGTCCTCCTGACCGTCGCCGACGACGAGGGGAACGTCGTCTCCTTCATCAACTCCATCTTCGGTCACTTCGGAAGCGGCGTGGTGGTGCCCGAGACGGGCATCACGCTCCAGAACCGCGGGAGTTCGTTCACGCTGGACCCGGAGCATCCCAACCGCCTCGAACCGGGGAAGCGGCCCTTCCACACGCTCATCCCGGGACTGGCGCGGTTCGACGACAACGATTGGGCCGCCTTCGGCGTGATGGGCGGGTACATGCAACCGCAGGGGCACCTGCAGGTGCTCTCGAACCTCCTCGATTACGATATGCCGCTCCAAGCGGCGCTGGACGCGCCGCGGTGGCGCTACCTCGAAAACGGTTCGCTCGCCGTCGAGGACCGCTTCCCGGACGGCGTCGTCCCGAAGCTCGTGCGTCGCGGGCACGACGTGGTCGTCAGGCCGCCCTCGGCGTTCGGCGGCGGCGAGATTACGCGACTCGCCGATAGCGTCATGTCGGGCGCGACGGAACCGCGAAAGGACGGGACGGCCGCGGGCTTCTAA
- a CDS encoding putative sulfate/molybdate transporter: MRTLDGGTASRFGVAWGEVTGAVGDTVTVLPIVVAVAALTDLSLGHILLGFAAFQVVWGLWYGHPMSVEPMKALAALVIAGGLSTGEYVAAGLVAGVALLVIGKTGALARLAPYVGEPVVRGIQIGVALILLRTGLTTSLDAPALAGLAVLVALGAVVTGHREVAALAVLGLGSVLAFADVGTLTPRLPQLALLDPGALSLTRNAIGATAGQLAMTVGNAAVATSLLVDEYFDAEASPDDLSTSMGVMNLLAVPLGAMPMCHGSGGVAGKYAFGARTATSNLILGGLYLLLAVVAVDVVAAFPMAVLGVVLVLVAIELGRSGVDTNDPLLTGVVGVVALLVNVGVAFGVGLLGSYLLARVRDGDGDPA, encoded by the coding sequence ATGCGAACGTTGGACGGTGGGACGGCGTCGCGGTTCGGCGTGGCGTGGGGCGAAGTCACGGGTGCGGTTGGCGACACCGTGACGGTCTTACCCATCGTCGTCGCCGTCGCCGCACTCACCGACCTGTCGCTCGGCCACATTCTCCTCGGCTTCGCCGCCTTTCAGGTCGTCTGGGGGCTCTGGTACGGCCATCCCATGTCCGTCGAACCGATGAAGGCGCTCGCCGCGCTGGTCATCGCCGGCGGTCTCTCCACGGGCGAGTACGTCGCTGCCGGCCTCGTCGCCGGCGTCGCGTTGCTGGTCATCGGCAAGACGGGGGCGCTCGCGCGCCTCGCACCCTACGTCGGCGAACCCGTCGTGCGCGGCATCCAGATCGGCGTCGCGCTCATCCTCCTCCGCACCGGGTTGACGACCAGTCTCGACGCCCCGGCGCTCGCCGGCCTCGCCGTCCTCGTCGCCCTCGGCGCCGTCGTGACCGGACACCGCGAGGTGGCGGCTCTCGCCGTCCTCGGCCTCGGGTCGGTGCTGGCCTTCGCCGACGTGGGGACGCTCACGCCACGCCTCCCGCAACTGGCGCTTCTCGACCCCGGTGCTCTCTCGCTCACGCGAAACGCCATCGGCGCGACGGCCGGACAACTGGCCATGACCGTCGGCAACGCCGCCGTCGCAACCTCGCTGCTCGTCGACGAGTACTTCGACGCCGAGGCGTCGCCCGACGACCTCTCGACCAGCATGGGCGTCATGAACCTGCTTGCTGTCCCACTCGGCGCGATGCCCATGTGCCACGGGAGCGGCGGCGTCGCCGGCAAGTACGCTTTCGGTGCCCGGACCGCCACTTCGAACCTGATTCTCGGGGGCCTCTACCTCCTCCTGGCTGTCGTCGCCGTCGATGTCGTCGCCGCGTTCCCGATGGCCGTCCTCGGCGTCGTCCTCGTCCTCGTCGCCATCGAACTTGGACGCTCGGGCGTGGACACGAACGACCCCCTACTGACCGGTGTCGTCGGCGTCGTCGCCCTCCTCGTCAACGTCGGCGTCGCCTTCGGCGTCGGCCTCCTCGGGTCGTATCTCCTCGCCCGAGTACGCGATGGCGACGGCGACCCGGCTTAG
- the hisD gene encoding histidinol dehydrogenase, translating to MDVRDIDALGPGDRQSLFERDAGVEAVREDVRDIVGRVRDEGDVAIREFCREFDGVEVGNLDVTDAAERAHEEVDDDLLDAIRTAADNVREFHERQLPEDWRDDFGDRELGRRFRPLSSVGVYVPGGAAAYPSSALMGIIPAKVAGVDHVVVTTPPAEELNPATLAAIHEAGADAVYSIGGAQAVGAMAYGTETVTPVEKIVGPGNRWVTAAKAEVRGDVEIDFLAGPSEVLVLADETADPAFVAADLLAQAEHDDHASVVAVTADADLADAIVDEVDAQLVERERQETIAAALANDASGVFLARSMSEAVLFAEEYAAEHLSIQAEDDEALLDRIDSAGSVFLGPYTPVAAGDYASGTNHVLPTGGGAKRFGGLSVETFLRSTTVQRLDRDALDGLADTITTLADAEGLTGHAESVRRRFD from the coding sequence ATGGACGTACGTGACATCGACGCGCTCGGGCCGGGCGACCGGCAGTCGCTGTTCGAGCGCGACGCCGGCGTCGAGGCCGTCCGCGAGGACGTGCGCGACATCGTCGGCCGGGTTCGCGACGAGGGGGACGTAGCGATTCGAGAGTTCTGCCGCGAGTTCGACGGCGTCGAAGTCGGCAACTTGGACGTGACCGACGCCGCCGAACGCGCCCACGAGGAGGTAGACGACGACCTGCTCGATGCAATTCGGACCGCCGCGGACAACGTCCGCGAGTTCCACGAGCGACAGCTGCCCGAGGACTGGCGCGACGACTTCGGCGACCGGGAACTCGGTCGGCGCTTCCGCCCGCTCTCCAGCGTCGGCGTCTACGTGCCCGGCGGCGCCGCGGCCTACCCCTCCAGCGCGCTGATGGGAATCATCCCGGCGAAGGTTGCGGGCGTCGACCACGTCGTGGTGACGACGCCGCCCGCGGAGGAGCTGAACCCCGCGACGCTGGCGGCGATTCACGAGGCGGGCGCGGACGCCGTCTACAGCATCGGCGGCGCGCAGGCGGTCGGCGCCATGGCCTACGGTACGGAGACGGTCACGCCGGTCGAGAAGATAGTCGGCCCGGGCAACCGCTGGGTCACGGCGGCGAAAGCCGAAGTGCGCGGCGACGTGGAAATCGACTTCCTCGCCGGCCCGAGCGAGGTGCTCGTTCTCGCCGACGAGACGGCCGACCCCGCCTTCGTCGCGGCGGACCTCCTCGCACAGGCCGAACACGACGACCACGCGTCAGTGGTCGCGGTGACCGCCGACGCCGACCTGGCCGACGCTATCGTCGACGAAGTCGACGCGCAACTCGTCGAGCGTGAGCGACAGGAGACCATCGCGGCCGCCCTCGCCAACGACGCGAGCGGCGTCTTCCTCGCGCGCTCGATGTCCGAAGCGGTGCTCTTCGCGGAGGAGTACGCTGCCGAACACCTCTCGATTCAGGCCGAGGACGACGAGGCGCTCCTCGACCGCATCGACAGCGCCGGGAGCGTCTTCCTCGGCCCGTACACGCCCGTCGCAGCGGGCGATTACGCCTCGGGGACGAACCACGTCCTGCCGACGGGCGGCGGCGCCAAGCGCTTCGGCGGCCTGTCCGTCGAGACGTTCCTCCGGTCGACGACCGTCCAGCGACTCGACCGCGATGCGCTCGACGGCCTCGCCGACACGATTACGACGCTCGCGGACGCCGAGGGACTCACCGGCCACGCCGAGAGCGTGCGACGCCGCTTCGACTGA
- a CDS encoding HesB/IscA family protein has protein sequence MSTESAERASDRVVEVTPEAAEEARSLMDREGMDADMGGLRLFVQQGGCAGLSYGMRFDDEPEPDDTIVERHGLRVFVDPASVDYIGGSVLDYESGLQAEGFHVENPNVVSECGCGESFRT, from the coding sequence ATGAGTACCGAAAGCGCGGAGCGGGCGAGCGACCGAGTGGTGGAGGTCACGCCCGAGGCCGCGGAGGAAGCCCGCTCGCTGATGGACCGCGAGGGGATGGACGCGGACATGGGTGGCTTGCGACTGTTCGTCCAGCAGGGCGGCTGTGCCGGACTCTCCTACGGGATGCGCTTCGACGACGAACCCGAACCGGACGACACCATCGTGGAGCGCCACGGCCTGCGCGTGTTCGTCGACCCCGCGAGCGTCGACTACATCGGCGGGTCGGTGCTCGATTACGAATCGGGCCTCCAAGCCGAGGGCTTCCACGTCGAGAACCCGAACGTCGTCTCCGAATGTGGCTGCGGCGAGTCGTTCCGAACCTAA
- a CDS encoding methyl-accepting chemotaxis protein translates to MADITADSGSALFQPGRWGAVLREFVRYIPDGHSIPESTWRSRHRNVTILVLAQLPFLFALGLYDGTESLVTGATIPEIPLTTVLVEIGIVAALLAAAHVPGLPRRVRTGLGTLGVLSVSVLLVHFSGGFIEAHFYFFVGMAVVAVYEDWAPFALGIGYVVLTHGVFGMINPSRVYNHTAAINNPWVWGLIHGVFVLMLAAALMAHWYSTERSREEAQIQLEEARAKSEEVENLEAKQAEIERAKAEAEEAKAEAEARQQAVEEMNDHLEARADAYSDAMARAASGDLTVRVDTESESEAMAQIGEAFNEMMVETETAMREIQAFADEVAAASEEASDGTEETKAASEDVSESIREISEGANEQREMLETVSGEMTNLSATVEEVAASANTVAERSRETADIAESGEATAKQAIGDARDVQDAIDTTVSNVETLDERMAEIEEIIGLISDIAEQTNLLALNANIEAARASSGDGTGDGFAVVADEVKQLAEETQESATEIEQLIEQTQAQTETTVEEARVAERDMQAGVEAFQEVVDAFTQVAENADETDSGIQEISNTTDDQAASTEEAVAMVEEVADISAATAEETDAASTAASAQATATSQVNASVTTLTERAERLQSLLSSFAVQSTDDHPTGTPNRSVAMEDGGRPE, encoded by the coding sequence ATGGCGGATATTACAGCTGATTCCGGGTCTGCACTCTTCCAGCCGGGCCGCTGGGGAGCCGTGCTTCGAGAGTTCGTCCGGTACATTCCGGACGGACACTCGATTCCGGAGTCGACGTGGCGGAGTCGACACCGAAACGTTACCATCCTCGTGCTGGCGCAGCTGCCCTTCCTCTTCGCACTGGGACTGTACGACGGAACCGAATCGCTCGTGACGGGCGCAACGATTCCGGAAATCCCGCTGACGACCGTGCTGGTCGAAATCGGCATCGTCGCCGCCCTCCTCGCCGCAGCGCATGTTCCGGGCCTCCCCCGGCGCGTCCGGACGGGACTCGGGACGCTCGGCGTGCTTTCGGTGTCCGTCCTGCTCGTTCACTTCTCGGGCGGATTCATCGAGGCACACTTCTACTTCTTCGTCGGGATGGCCGTCGTCGCGGTGTACGAGGACTGGGCGCCGTTCGCACTCGGCATCGGCTACGTCGTGCTCACCCACGGCGTCTTCGGGATGATAAATCCGAGTCGCGTCTACAACCACACGGCGGCCATCAACAACCCGTGGGTCTGGGGGCTGATTCACGGCGTGTTCGTCCTGATGCTCGCGGCGGCGCTGATGGCACACTGGTACTCCACGGAGCGCTCCCGAGAGGAGGCACAGATCCAACTCGAAGAGGCACGCGCCAAAAGCGAGGAAGTCGAGAATCTGGAGGCCAAGCAGGCCGAAATCGAACGCGCGAAAGCCGAAGCCGAGGAGGCGAAAGCCGAGGCAGAGGCCCGACAGCAGGCGGTCGAAGAGATGAACGACCACCTCGAAGCGCGGGCGGACGCGTACAGCGACGCGATGGCGCGAGCGGCGAGCGGCGACCTCACCGTCCGGGTCGACACCGAGAGCGAGAGCGAGGCGATGGCACAGATCGGCGAGGCGTTCAACGAGATGATGGTCGAGACGGAGACGGCGATGCGAGAGATTCAGGCATTCGCCGACGAAGTCGCCGCCGCGAGCGAGGAAGCGAGCGACGGCACCGAGGAGACGAAAGCCGCCAGCGAAGACGTGAGCGAGTCGATTCGCGAGATTTCGGAGGGGGCAAACGAGCAACGAGAGATGCTCGAAACCGTCTCGGGCGAGATGACGAACCTCTCGGCGACGGTCGAGGAGGTGGCGGCCTCCGCGAACACGGTCGCGGAACGCTCCCGCGAGACGGCCGACATCGCCGAGTCGGGCGAAGCGACGGCCAAGCAGGCCATCGGCGACGCCCGCGACGTGCAGGACGCCATCGACACGACGGTGTCGAACGTCGAGACGCTGGACGAGCGGATGGCGGAAATCGAGGAGATAATCGGCCTCATCAGCGACATCGCCGAGCAGACGAACCTCCTCGCGTTGAACGCGAACATCGAGGCCGCCCGCGCCAGTAGCGGGGACGGCACGGGTGACGGCTTCGCCGTCGTCGCGGACGAAGTCAAGCAGTTGGCCGAGGAGACGCAGGAATCGGCGACGGAAATCGAGCAGTTGATCGAGCAGACGCAGGCACAGACGGAGACAACGGTCGAGGAGGCGCGGGTGGCAGAGCGTGACATGCAAGCCGGCGTCGAAGCGTTCCAAGAAGTCGTCGACGCGTTCACGCAGGTGGCCGAGAACGCCGACGAGACCGACAGCGGCATCCAAGAGATTAGCAACACGACCGACGACCAAGCCGCGAGCACCGAGGAGGCGGTGGCGATGGTCGAGGAAGTGGCCGACATCAGCGCCGCGACGGCCGAGGAGACGGACGCCGCGTCCACCGCCGCGTCCGCGCAGGCGACGGCCACGTCGCAGGTGAACGCCAGCGTCACGACGCTCACGGAGCGAGCCGAACGCCTCCAGTCGCTCCTGTCGTCGTTCGCAGTCCAATCGACCGACGACCACCCGACGGGGACGCCGAATCGCTCCGTCGCGATGGAAGACGGCGGGCGACCCGAGTAG
- a CDS encoding DUF7116 family protein: MAPVTMPPVEAAQDVFRRLGYSVERDGVDLRAERKWRTVHVTALDADEASSPDKLRADGGTTEYRLRCFVTWMEAAGDLRDRLARTNPDYEWAVIGVEDDDYEVVDHAVGA, encoded by the coding sequence ATGGCCCCTGTTACCATGCCACCTGTCGAGGCGGCCCAAGACGTCTTTCGCCGCCTCGGATACTCCGTCGAGCGCGACGGGGTCGACCTCAGGGCCGAACGGAAGTGGCGGACCGTCCACGTGACCGCACTCGACGCCGACGAGGCATCGTCGCCCGACAAACTCCGGGCAGACGGCGGAACGACGGAGTATCGTCTCCGCTGTTTCGTCACGTGGATGGAGGCGGCAGGGGACCTCCGTGACCGACTCGCGCGCACCAATCCCGACTACGAGTGGGCGGTCATCGGCGTCGAGGACGACGACTACGAAGTCGTCGACCACGCCGTCGGCGCGTAG
- a CDS encoding mechanosensitive ion channel domain-containing protein — protein sequence MTVALQSTLVERAFLDFFQRLVDAIPTILTGLVFIVLAAILVKGVLTVLKAVLKRTMPGESPVYRQFLTTIVAVFLWFGVGLSALSVVGLEGIAASLGTAAGFVALGVSYATGDMIADAVAGVYLLRDPDFEAGDTVRVGDMEGVVQTIELRKTRFAVGADTVVRGNSDIESRWTKVNDGD from the coding sequence ATGACCGTCGCGTTGCAGTCGACGCTCGTCGAGCGTGCATTCCTCGACTTCTTCCAACGACTCGTCGACGCTATCCCGACGATTCTGACCGGCCTCGTCTTCATCGTCCTCGCGGCGATTCTCGTCAAGGGCGTCCTCACCGTGCTAAAGGCCGTCCTCAAGCGGACGATGCCCGGCGAGTCGCCCGTCTATCGGCAGTTCCTCACGACCATCGTCGCCGTCTTCCTCTGGTTCGGCGTCGGCCTGTCGGCGCTCTCCGTGGTGGGACTGGAGGGCATCGCGGCGTCGCTGGGCACCGCCGCTGGCTTCGTCGCCCTCGGCGTCTCCTACGCGACTGGCGACATGATAGCCGACGCCGTCGCCGGCGTGTATCTCCTCCGCGACCCAGACTTCGAGGCGGGCGACACCGTCCGCGTCGGCGATATGGAGGGCGTCGTCCAGACCATCGAACTCCGCAAGACGCGCTTTGCCGTCGGCGCCGACACCGTCGTGCGCGGCAACTCGGACATCGAATCCCGGTGGACGAAGGTCAACGACGGCGATTGA
- a CDS encoding metal-dependent hydrolase yields the protein MFVGHAALAFAIVGSVAVARGWSTRTALSAALLAGAFATVPDVDMVYALVGIAGAAGGDALAIAGAFWSTGNVVHRAVTHSLVIAPPVALLAALQVSPTRRRQLLSLGLGAALVTVITVDGGALATLVTGLFLVAAVAVATVADRYTDLTAPQVFGAALLGLVSHPFGDLFTGEPPAMLYPLDSALVTERVALATDPTLHLLGAFGIELATVWAAVCVACLATGLRPTTAVSPRATLGAGYAASILLIPAPTLELSYPFVFSVLGVGLVGALPRVRLVARTIESPDWLGAGLTGLSTITVAWAAYAVAYVVIS from the coding sequence ATGTTCGTCGGCCACGCCGCACTCGCGTTCGCCATCGTGGGGAGCGTCGCGGTCGCTCGCGGGTGGTCGACACGGACCGCGCTCAGCGCCGCCCTCCTCGCGGGCGCCTTCGCCACCGTCCCCGACGTGGACATGGTGTACGCGCTCGTCGGCATCGCGGGCGCCGCCGGCGGCGACGCCCTCGCCATCGCGGGCGCGTTCTGGTCGACCGGGAACGTCGTCCACCGCGCCGTCACGCACTCGCTCGTCATCGCGCCGCCAGTCGCGCTGCTCGCGGCGTTACAGGTGTCGCCCACGCGTCGCCGGCAGCTGCTGTCGCTCGGCCTCGGCGCCGCGCTCGTGACGGTCATCACCGTCGACGGGGGCGCGCTCGCGACGTTGGTCACCGGCCTGTTTCTCGTCGCCGCCGTCGCCGTCGCGACGGTGGCCGACCGCTACACCGACCTCACCGCGCCGCAGGTGTTCGGCGCCGCCCTCCTCGGCCTCGTCAGTCACCCCTTCGGCGACCTGTTCACCGGCGAACCGCCGGCGATGCTCTACCCCCTCGATTCGGCGCTGGTGACCGAACGGGTCGCCCTCGCTACCGACCCCACACTCCACCTGCTCGGCGCGTTCGGCATCGAACTCGCGACGGTGTGGGCCGCCGTCTGCGTGGCCTGTCTCGCGACGGGTCTGCGCCCCACGACGGCCGTCAGCCCGCGCGCGACCCTCGGCGCCGGCTACGCCGCGAGCATCCTCCTCATCCCGGCGCCGACGCTCGAACTCTCCTATCCGTTCGTGTTCTCGGTGCTCGGCGTCGGCCTCGTCGGCGCACTCCCGCGCGTTCGACTCGTCGCCAGGACCATCGAGTCACCCGACTGGCTGGGCGCGGGGCTAACGGGATTGAGTACGATAACGGTAGCGTGGGCGGCGTACGCCGTCGCGTACGTCGTTATCAGCTAG
- the idsA3 gene encoding geranylfarnesyl diphosphate synthase produces MTTESTEERVLAAVRERREQVNAAIDEDLPLTEPERLWEASRYLLKAGGKRLRPTVSLLAAEALADVPPLSVDYRQFPALDGETVDVMAGAVSLEVIQSFTLIHDDIMDDDALRRGVPAVHKAYDVDTAILAGDTLYSTAFEIMAETGAAPANGLEAMRMLADTCTRICEGQAMDVEFEHRTEVLPEEYLEMVESKTAVLYGDAAATPAVLLGADDEAVDALYNYGIAAGSAFQIQDDVLDLTVPSEQLGKQRGSDLVENKETLITLHARQQGVDVDNLVDAETAETLTDDAVEAAVETLNEAGSIEYAREKARSLVEQSKADLEVLPDNEARNLLEDIAEYLISRGY; encoded by the coding sequence ATGACGACCGAATCGACGGAAGAGCGGGTGCTCGCGGCGGTCCGCGAGCGTCGCGAACAGGTCAACGCAGCCATCGACGAGGACCTCCCGCTGACGGAGCCAGAGCGGCTCTGGGAGGCCTCGCGCTACCTGCTGAAGGCGGGGGGCAAGCGACTTCGCCCCACCGTCTCCCTGCTCGCCGCCGAAGCCCTCGCGGACGTGCCGCCGCTCTCCGTCGACTACCGCCAGTTCCCCGCACTCGACGGCGAAACCGTGGACGTGATGGCCGGGGCCGTGAGCCTCGAAGTCATCCAGTCGTTTACCCTCATCCACGACGACATCATGGACGACGACGCCCTCCGTCGCGGCGTGCCCGCCGTCCACAAGGCCTACGACGTGGATACCGCCATCCTCGCCGGCGACACGCTCTACTCGACGGCGTTCGAAATCATGGCCGAGACGGGCGCCGCGCCCGCGAACGGTCTCGAAGCGATGCGGATGCTCGCGGATACCTGCACCCGCATCTGCGAGGGGCAGGCGATGGACGTCGAGTTCGAACACCGGACCGAAGTCCTCCCCGAGGAGTACCTCGAGATGGTCGAATCGAAGACGGCCGTGCTGTATGGCGACGCGGCGGCGACGCCCGCCGTGTTACTCGGCGCCGACGACGAGGCGGTCGACGCCCTCTACAACTACGGCATCGCCGCCGGGTCGGCGTTCCAGATTCAGGACGACGTGCTCGACCTGACGGTGCCCTCGGAGCAACTCGGCAAGCAGCGCGGGTCCGACCTCGTCGAGAACAAGGAGACGCTGATAACGCTCCACGCCCGCCAGCAGGGCGTCGATGTCGACAATCTGGTCGACGCCGAGACGGCCGAGACCCTCACCGACGACGCCGTTGAGGCGGCCGTCGAGACGCTGAACGAGGCGGGGAGTATCGAGTACGCCCGCGAGAAAGCGCGGTCGCTCGTCGAACAGAGCAAGGCCGACCTCGAAGTCCTCCCGGACAACGAGGCGCGTAACCTGCTCGAAGACATCGCCGAATACCTTATCTCTCGCGGCTACTAG
- a CDS encoding ribonuclease J → MEVEIATIGGYEEVGRQMTAVRAGDDVVVFDMGLNLSQVLIHDNVETEQMHSLDLIDMGAIPDDRVMSDLEGDVKAIVPTHGHLDHIGAISKLAHRYDAPIVATPFTIELVKQQVEGENKFNVNNDLVKMDAGETMSIGDSGKVDLEFVNVTHSIIDAINPVLHTPEGAVVYGLDKRMDHTPVVGDPIDMERFREIGREGEGVLAYIEDCTNAGRKGRTPSESVARKHLRDVMYSIEDYDGGIVATTFSSHIARVTSLVEFAKDIGRQPVLLGRSMEKYSGTAERLDFVDFPDDLGMYGHRKSVDRTFKRIMKEGKENYLPIVTGHQGEPRAMLTRMGRGETPYELEDGDKVIFSARVIPEPTNEGQRYQSERLLRMQGARIYDDIHVSGHLRQEGHYEMLQALQPQHVIPAHQSLEGFSPYVDLAESEGYAVGRDLHITRNGNMIQLVE, encoded by the coding sequence ATGGAAGTAGAAATCGCAACAATCGGCGGCTACGAAGAAGTTGGACGGCAGATGACTGCTGTCCGCGCCGGTGACGACGTCGTCGTCTTCGACATGGGTCTGAACCTGTCGCAGGTGCTGATCCACGACAACGTCGAAACCGAACAGATGCACAGTCTCGACCTGATAGACATGGGCGCCATCCCCGACGACCGGGTGATGAGTGACCTCGAGGGCGACGTGAAGGCCATCGTCCCCACGCACGGCCACCTCGACCACATCGGCGCCATCTCGAAACTGGCCCACCGCTACGACGCACCCATCGTCGCGACGCCGTTCACCATCGAACTGGTCAAACAGCAGGTGGAAGGCGAGAACAAGTTCAACGTGAACAACGACCTGGTCAAGATGGACGCGGGCGAGACGATGTCCATCGGCGACTCCGGGAAAGTCGACCTCGAGTTCGTCAACGTGACGCACTCGATTATCGACGCCATCAACCCCGTCCTCCACACGCCGGAAGGGGCCGTCGTCTACGGCCTCGACAAGCGGATGGACCACACGCCGGTCGTCGGCGACCCCATCGACATGGAGCGCTTCCGCGAAATCGGTCGTGAAGGCGAGGGCGTCCTCGCGTACATCGAGGACTGTACCAACGCGGGCCGGAAGGGCCGCACCCCCAGCGAGTCCGTCGCGCGCAAGCACCTCCGCGACGTGATGTACTCCATCGAGGACTACGACGGCGGCATCGTCGCTACCACGTTCAGTTCGCACATCGCTCGCGTGACCAGTCTCGTCGAGTTCGCGAAGGACATCGGGCGCCAGCCAGTCCTCCTCGGGCGCTCGATGGAGAAGTACTCCGGCACCGCAGAGCGACTCGACTTCGTCGACTTCCCCGACGACCTGGGGATGTACGGCCACCGCAAGTCCGTCGACCGCACCTTCAAGCGAATCATGAAGGAGGGCAAGGAGAACTACCTGCCCATCGTCACAGGCCACCAGGGCGAGCCGCGAGCGATGCTCACCCGAATGGGCCGCGGCGAGACGCCGTACGAACTGGAGGACGGCGACAAGGTCATCTTCTCGGCACGCGTCATCCCCGAGCCGACCAACGAGGGACAGCGCTACCAGTCCGAGCGCCTCCTCCGCATGCAGGGCGCCCGCATCTACGACGATATCCACGTCTCCGGTCACCTCCGTCAGGAGGGCCACTATGAGATGCTGCAGGCGCTCCAGCCCCAGCACGTCATCCCCGCTCACCAGAGTCTCGAAGGGTTCTCCCCCTACGTCGACCTGGCCGAGAGCGAGGGGTACGCGGTGGGTCGGGACCTGCATATCACGCGCAACGGCAACATGATCCAGCTGGTGGAATGA